The genomic region TTATCGATGATCGATGCCATCAGAAACGGGATGATCATCTCCATCAATACTTCAAGGATCATAAAGAGCGGAGTTGCAATGGATGCTGCTTTGAATTCTTTGATCTGTTTTGCTAATGTCTTAATCATTCCATTTACGCCCTTTCTGTTTCATTTATTGTTTTATAGTTACATTTATAACTCCGATTTTCCGGATTACCTGACTTCATATTTCTTCACATTCTGATTGATCCGGTCTAATACCTTATAAAAAATATGAAGTTCTTCTTCTGATATTCCTTCGGAAAGCTCTTCTTCGATATGCTCCACAATATCTTCAAAAGATTCCTGGCTTGCAATCCCTTTTTCTGTCAGGATTACTTTTTTTAACCTGGCATCCTGTTTTACCGATTCTCTTTTTACGAATCCCTTCTTTTCCATTAATTGGATCAGATTCGTAACCGTAGATCTACCTACTGCAAATCTTTGTTCAATATCTTTCTGAAAAATATCCTGCTCCCGGTTCTCATACAGATACCGTATGATCCAGCCATGCATCATCGTCACTTCATCCACTCCGGATTTTCTGACATGTGCTGACAGATTTCTTGACAGTTTCAGATCTGTACAATGAATTTCCGGGCCAATCTTTCTGTCTTCTTCTTTCACATTACCATCCTTTCTCTATTTGTCAAAAAATGTTTGTTTTCGAATTGTTCGTTATCAAATTGTTTGCTTTCAAACATATTTTATCATCATACTTAAGAATGTCAACACTTTCCACAAATTTCAGAAAATTTTTTCAACATTTTTCCCTTTCTGTATTCAAAAAAATGCTTGCTATCTAGTTTTCAAAACTATATAATAATTACATTGAGGTGATAAGAATGACAATAGACACAAAAGATATGCTGAACAGCATTTTATCAAGCATCTCACGAATTGATTACGTGAGGCCGGATGACATTCCGAATATAGATTTGTACATGGATCAGGTTACTACCTTTATGGAAAAAGAACTGGCATCCAGTAAACGCCACGAAGATGATAAGATTCTTACCAAGACAATGATCAATAATTACGCCAAGAATAATCTTCTTCCACCACCGGTGAAGAAAAAGTATTCCAAAGAACATTTACTGGTAATGATCTTTATCTATTATTTTAAGAATTTTCTTTCTATTAAAGATATTGAAACCATGTTAACACCTATTACAGATAAATACTTCGATACCGACAAAGATTTTGATATCACTTCTATTTATAAAGAAGTATGTGAACTGGAAAAATCACGGATTCCGGAATTCGAAAAAGAAATCCTCCGTTCCTATAATACTTCAAAAAAAAGCTTTGTCGAGGTCCCGGAAGATGACAGAGATTCTCTTCAGTTATTTGCATTCATCTGTAATCTGAGTTTTGATATTTACGTAAAAAAACAGATTGTCGAAAAATTATTGGATAATTTCCCCGATCTGCTTCATTCCGAAAAGAAAAATTCAAATAAGAAAGATTCAAATAAAGACACGAAAAAAAGAAATAGGGCACAAGGTCCTATTTCTTTTTTTCACGTCTTATTCTGCTTTTTCTTCTTTGGCTTCCCCAAGTCCAATTCTTTCAAAGACCATATCATATCCGTCATTTCCATAATTCAAGGAACGATTCACACGACTGATCGTTGCTGTAGAAGCACCTGTCTTCTCTGCAATCTCAAGATAGGTTTTGTGTTCTCTTAACATCTTTGCAACTTCAAATCGCTGTGATAATGAAAGTAATTCATTAATCGTACAGATATCTTCAAAAAATGTATAACACTCCTCTTTATCTTCGAGGCTTAAAATTCCCTGAAACAGATAGTCAACTGCCTCTGTTCTGATTTTCTTACTCATAGCATTATCTCCTTTTGTAGCAGATTCATTACTGTTACATTTTAACACACTAAATTCATAAAATCTATAGCTTTTTGCCATATTTTATACAAGCTTTCAATTTTTCCAGTGAAAGATTGGCAATCAGTTCCTCCGGAAAATTTGCTTTCTTCAAGATTTCTTCCGCGTATGGATATTCTGCAATATCTGCATCCACATGAGAATCACTTCCGAGTACGATCATTACTCCCTGTTCTTTACACTCCTTTACCATTCTCAGACAATTCTCTTTCGTATTCTCCCTAAAGCCCTCCGGACGCAGTGACGAATTATTTACTTCCAGTAACGTTCCTGTCTTTTTTGCTTTACTTACCAGACGTTTCATATCTACAGGAAATCTTCCGTCATCCGGATGTCCAATGATGTCAACATATGGATTTTCCATAACATTCTCATATGCGGCAGTCACATTCTCTACAGTTCTTTCATCTCTGAAACATGGAATATGAATACTTGCAATTGCGATATCAAGTGTCTTAAGTACATCTTCAGAAAGATCCACTTTACCCTCCGCATTCATAATATTCAGTTCGGTTCCTAATAAAAGTTCAATTCCAAATCTCTTTCTCGGAACAATCCTTAAATTCTGAAAATAGTATAAATGACAGGTCCCGGGCATCTCCGGTGCATGTTCCGTAATCGCAAGGCCTTTTAATCCCTTATCTGCCGCTGCTTTTGCCATTTCATTCATTGTATTATATGCATGTCCGCTTGCCAGCGTATGTGTATGAGTGTCAATCTCAACTCTCATCTTTTAACTCCTTTCCTTTTATTTTTTAGTTCTTTTATTCATGCTTCTTTATTTTCTAATCTGTATCTGATTGTTGCTTTCATTCTTTCTAGCTTTAACACTCTACAATTTTGCAACAGGAAATATTATACAGTATAATTTTCTTTTTTTCCACCTATTCTATTCTGGAAAGCATATTTTCATCATTTTTTACTAAATATCAATTATTTATTCGTATTTCTAATGAATGTAAGGAGTTTTTATTATGAAAGATGTAAAACAATCGACCCGCCTAAGACCTCTGACCAATCAGGAACTGATTGATTCTTATGACTATCTTTCCGGTGCCGCCTCGTCCCAGGATTGTACCGGCCTTATTCCATCTGCCCCTCTTTCCGAAGCAGAACTTGATTCTTATGAAGAATTGTACCCGTTTCTTCCTCCTGTTCCTCCGGCTTCCGATATAAAAGACAACAACGAAGCCCCTGAAGATACATCTGGTATCACCGGATAAAATCCTCTAAAATCCATTGTTTAAATTTCTTTTTTCCTTGACATGCCTCTTAATCACGACTAATCTTATAGAAGAGTTTAAAACAATGAATTATTGAGAGGTAACTGATCATGAAAAACATACTAATGATAGCAACCGGTGGTACGATTGCATCCAAAGAAGGGGATCTTGGACTGACACCGGCTGTAACAGGCGAAGAACTGGCAGCCAGCGTACCTGGTATCAAAGATATCTGTCATCTGGAAATACTTCAGCTTATGAATATCGACAGCACGAACATGCGCCCGCGCCAGTGGCTGATGATCCGCGATGCGATCATGGAAAATTATAATCATTACGACGGCTTTGTCATCCTGCATGGAACAGACACCATGGCATACACCGCCGCTGCCCTGTCTTATCTCATTCAGGACAGTGTAAAGCCGATTGTACTCACCGGTTCCCAGAAACCGATGGCCAATCCTTATACCGATGCGAAGATCAATCTGTTCCAGAGCATTCTGTATGCTGCCGACGATCTTTCCTGCAATGTCTGCATTGTATTTAACGGAAAAGTTGTCGCCGGAACACGTGGACGCAAGCAGCGCACCAGAAGTTTTGATGCCTTTGACAGTATGAACTTCCCGGAACTTGCCATCATCCGTGACAGCCGCATCATCCGTTACTATACGGAAAAACGTCCTGCTCCGCAAGATCTGAAATCTTACGCAAGTCTTAATGACCGTGTCTTTGTGCTGAAGCTGACACCGGAAGTCAAAGCTGAGATTTTTGATCTGCTGAGTGGTCACTATGATGCTATCATCCTGGAAACCTTTGGTATCGGCGGTATCCCGGAATATGATGATTCCTTTGAAAAGGCAATCTTCTCCTGGGTGGATTCCGGCAAGACGATCGCCGTCACCACACAGGTGCCGGAAGAAGGCTGTGATCTTGGTGTATATCAGGTTGGAAAAAAATTCAATAATCATAAAGGAATCCTTAAGTCCGATGATATGACGACAGAATCCATTGTTGCGAAACTGATGTGGATTCTTGGTCAGACGGATAAACAGGATGAGATTGCACGGTTATTCTATCGCGAGATCAATCACGACAGAGTCTGATTTTTTTGTTTTATGCATTATGGCGGCTATCACCGACTGGTGATAACCGCCATAATAATAACAAACTAAAATTCTACAACTACTTTATCGCTTTCTTCTCCAGCTTCCTCATGTGTTTCAGATAGATGAGTAACAACAACCCTCCGGTAAAGATCCACGATGCAACATACACATTCATCAGCATCTCATATGTCGGAACCATCTTAAAGACAGTCAAAAGCCAGATTACACGGAATACCACTGTTCCAAGCACCGTAATAATTGAAGGTTCTAAAGATTTTTCCATTGTATTACCCTAAATTTTTAATAATGTTCCAACTTATCTTTTGTTTTTGATATTTTTCCTACTTATCAAAATCTACTTCGAATGTTCCTTCCGGTGTTTTCATTGTCAGAACTCCCAGATTAAAATCCTCGTCATTAATAGTAATATGATATTCAAATATCACATCATCCTCAAATTTCGAAAGCAGCAGATATGTCCCATTTTCTTTTCCGTCAATCTGATCACAGATATCATCATATACATCTGCTCCGGAAATCTGACGTGGATATCCCGATTCCTTTATTTTCTTTTCAATTAATTCATATAATTCGTTCATTTTTTTCTCCTTTGATTTTCTTTATTATGATTTATTTTTCTCTATAGTAATGCCATATATTTTCACGCCTATTGCCTTCATCCCCCCCATCTTTGCAGGTTCCTGCCATCTCATACCCCATTGATTCATAATACTGATTAAGAAATGGATTGTCGATGGAACAGTCCAGGCGCACTCTTTCTTTGTGATCATTTACTGCCAGTGCTTCGACAGCTTTTATGATTTCTCTTCCAGCCCCTTCTTCAGTCAGGTCGGTTACAAAATTGTGCAGATAACCATTGTTGTTCCACTG from Dorea longicatena harbors:
- a CDS encoding YerC/YecD family TrpR-related protein, coding for MSKKIRTEAVDYLFQGILSLEDKEECYTFFEDICTINELLSLSQRFEVAKMLREHKTYLEIAEKTGASTATISRVNRSLNYGNDGYDMVFERIGLGEAKEEKAE
- a CDS encoding MarR family winged helix-turn-helix transcriptional regulator — its product is MKEEDRKIGPEIHCTDLKLSRNLSAHVRKSGVDEVTMMHGWIIRYLYENREQDIFQKDIEQRFAVGRSTVTNLIQLMEKKGFVKRESVKQDARLKKVILTEKGIASQESFEDIVEHIEEELSEGISEEELHIFYKVLDRINQNVKKYEVR
- a CDS encoding phosphatase codes for the protein MRVEIDTHTHTLASGHAYNTMNEMAKAAADKGLKGLAITEHAPEMPGTCHLYYFQNLRIVPRKRFGIELLLGTELNIMNAEGKVDLSEDVLKTLDIAIASIHIPCFRDERTVENVTAAYENVMENPYVDIIGHPDDGRFPVDMKRLVSKAKKTGTLLEVNNSSLRPEGFRENTKENCLRMVKECKEQGVMIVLGSDSHVDADIAEYPYAEEILKKANFPEELIANLSLEKLKACIKYGKKL
- a CDS encoding asparaginase, which gives rise to MKNILMIATGGTIASKEGDLGLTPAVTGEELAASVPGIKDICHLEILQLMNIDSTNMRPRQWLMIRDAIMENYNHYDGFVILHGTDTMAYTAAALSYLIQDSVKPIVLTGSQKPMANPYTDAKINLFQSILYAADDLSCNVCIVFNGKVVAGTRGRKQRTRSFDAFDSMNFPELAIIRDSRIIRYYTEKRPAPQDLKSYASLNDRVFVLKLTPEVKAEIFDLLSGHYDAIILETFGIGGIPEYDDSFEKAIFSWVDSGKTIAVTTQVPEEGCDLGVYQVGKKFNNHKGILKSDDMTTESIVAKLMWILGQTDKQDEIARLFYREINHDRV